A window from Parambassis ranga chromosome 13, fParRan2.1, whole genome shotgun sequence encodes these proteins:
- the tnfrsf19 gene encoding tumor necrosis factor receptor superfamily member 19 isoform X2 → MVWRLQHTFSLMLTVHVLYSAVMHARAEEGTRECREQEYKDRFGNCKPCQQCDAGQELSKECGFGYGEDARCVPCRSSRFKEDRSLQKCKPCLDCGLINRFQKGNCSTTSNAVCGDCLPGYYRKTKLSGFQDMECIPCGDPPPPYEPNCSGRVNLVPLPSVVTSPRDMALAAVICSALATVLLALLVLCVIYCKRQLLEKKPSVSLQSQDCPFSGAELSCLDPRWLHDFPPRPCCQCHLGPGHTCGPVHLIPSLCCDESCSLGRSQDISPFHSQMSLSDGNTKLKEEGTSLQLEGHPESVYGDAGGMRGGSEPAEYFGCYQCNDDPAERLEEEEEEEEEGSREDLPERSRQMCTEGVTEALLPKQQSQEG, encoded by the exons ATGGTCTGGAGGCTCCAACACACCTTCTCACTCATGCTAACCGTGCATGTCCTATACTCAGCTGTG ATGCACGCGAGGGCCGAGGAGGGGACCAGAGAGTGCAGAGAACAGGAGTACAAGGACCGCTTTGGGAACTGTAAACCCTGCCAACAGTGCGATGCAGGACAGGAGCTCTCAAAG GAATGTGGCTTTGGTTATGGAGAGGATGCCCGGTGTGTGCCCTGCCGGAGCAGTCGCTTCAAAGAGGACCGGAGCCTGCAGAAGTGCAAGCCCTGCCTGGACTGTGGACTCATCAACCGCTTCCAGAAGGGCAACTGCTCCACCACCAGCAATGCCGTGTGTGGAGACTGTCTGCCGGG ATATTACAGGAAGACAAAATTAAGTGGTTTCCAGGACATGGAGTGTATACCTTGTGGCGACCCTCCACCTCCTTACGAGCCCAACT GCAGTGGGCGAGTGAACTTGGTGCCGCTGCCCTCAGTAGTGACCAGTCCGCGGGACATGGCCCTAGCCGCGGTCATCTGCAGCGCTCTGGCTACAGTGCTGCTGGCCCTGCTGGTCCTGTGTGTCATCTACTGCAAgagacagctgctggagaagaAGCCCAGTG TGTCTCTGCAGTCTCAGGACTGTCCTTTCAGCGGGGCGGAACTCTCCTGTCTGGACCCCCGCTGGCTCCATGACTTTCCCCCGAGACCCTGCTGCCAGTGTCACCTGGGCCCCGGACACACCTGTG GTCCAGTCCACCTGATCCcatctctgtgctgtgatgaGAGCTGCAGTCTGGGCCGCAGCCAGGACATCAGCCCCTTCCACTCCCAGATGAGTCTCAGTGACGG AAACACAAAGCTGAAGGAAGAAGGCACCTCACTGCAGCTGGAAGGACATCCAGAGTCTGTCTACGGGGATGCTGGAGGAATGAGAGGAGGTTCAGAGCCTGCAGAATATTTTGGGTGCTATCAGTGCAATGATGACCCTGCAGAGAGacttgaggaggaggaggaagaagaagaggaagggtCAAGGGAGGATTTACCTGAGAGGAGCAGACAGATGTGCACTGAAGGTGTGACAGAAGCACTTCTACCCAAACAGCAGAGTCAGGAAG GATGA
- the tnfrsf19 gene encoding tumor necrosis factor receptor superfamily member 19 isoform X1 — protein sequence MVWRLQHTFSLMLTVHVLYSAVMHARAEEGTRECREQEYKDRFGNCKPCQQCDAGQELSKECGFGYGEDARCVPCRSSRFKEDRSLQKCKPCLDCGLINRFQKGNCSTTSNAVCGDCLPGYYRKTKLSGFQDMECIPCGDPPPPYEPNCSGRVNLVPLPSVVTSPRDMALAAVICSALATVLLALLVLCVIYCKRQLLEKKPSAVSLQSQDCPFSGAELSCLDPRWLHDFPPRPCCQCHLGPGHTCGPVHLIPSLCCDESCSLGRSQDISPFHSQMSLSDGNTKLKEEGTSLQLEGHPESVYGDAGGMRGGSEPAEYFGCYQCNDDPAERLEEEEEEEEEGSREDLPERSRQMCTEGVTEALLPKQQSQEG from the exons ATGGTCTGGAGGCTCCAACACACCTTCTCACTCATGCTAACCGTGCATGTCCTATACTCAGCTGTG ATGCACGCGAGGGCCGAGGAGGGGACCAGAGAGTGCAGAGAACAGGAGTACAAGGACCGCTTTGGGAACTGTAAACCCTGCCAACAGTGCGATGCAGGACAGGAGCTCTCAAAG GAATGTGGCTTTGGTTATGGAGAGGATGCCCGGTGTGTGCCCTGCCGGAGCAGTCGCTTCAAAGAGGACCGGAGCCTGCAGAAGTGCAAGCCCTGCCTGGACTGTGGACTCATCAACCGCTTCCAGAAGGGCAACTGCTCCACCACCAGCAATGCCGTGTGTGGAGACTGTCTGCCGGG ATATTACAGGAAGACAAAATTAAGTGGTTTCCAGGACATGGAGTGTATACCTTGTGGCGACCCTCCACCTCCTTACGAGCCCAACT GCAGTGGGCGAGTGAACTTGGTGCCGCTGCCCTCAGTAGTGACCAGTCCGCGGGACATGGCCCTAGCCGCGGTCATCTGCAGCGCTCTGGCTACAGTGCTGCTGGCCCTGCTGGTCCTGTGTGTCATCTACTGCAAgagacagctgctggagaagaAGCCCAGTG CAGTGTCTCTGCAGTCTCAGGACTGTCCTTTCAGCGGGGCGGAACTCTCCTGTCTGGACCCCCGCTGGCTCCATGACTTTCCCCCGAGACCCTGCTGCCAGTGTCACCTGGGCCCCGGACACACCTGTG GTCCAGTCCACCTGATCCcatctctgtgctgtgatgaGAGCTGCAGTCTGGGCCGCAGCCAGGACATCAGCCCCTTCCACTCCCAGATGAGTCTCAGTGACGG AAACACAAAGCTGAAGGAAGAAGGCACCTCACTGCAGCTGGAAGGACATCCAGAGTCTGTCTACGGGGATGCTGGAGGAATGAGAGGAGGTTCAGAGCCTGCAGAATATTTTGGGTGCTATCAGTGCAATGATGACCCTGCAGAGAGacttgaggaggaggaggaagaagaagaggaagggtCAAGGGAGGATTTACCTGAGAGGAGCAGACAGATGTGCACTGAAGGTGTGACAGAAGCACTTCTACCCAAACAGCAGAGTCAGGAAG GATGA